The genomic region CACGCCCTGCTGGTAGGGGTAGAAGTCGACCACGTTGGCCTTGCCGGTCACCCCGGTGTACCCGAAGTTGTACGGCCCGGTCTTCAGGAAGGCGCCGAAGCCGGTGTAGCGGCGGTTCTCCACCAGGTAGGCGCGCGGGTGCTGCTGCACGGCGGTGCGCCCCTGCACGATCGAGAATCCGGTCGAGGTCCAGCCCTGGACGCCCTGCTCGGCGCCGTCGTCCAGCAGCACGGTGGTGCCGGCGGTGAGCCGGACCGCGTCCAGGGTGACGCCCTTGCCGTGCGTGTTGCCGTCCGAGGTGACGTGGAAGCGGAGCTGGAACTTCTGGCCCGCATAGCCGTCCAGCGGGATGTGCAGCTGCGCCCAGGAGCCCGAGGTGCCGGTGAGGGCCGGCGTGTTGGCGCTCGACAGGCCGATCGGTTGCCCGTTGACCGTACCGCCGAGCGGCTGCCAGCTCTTGCCGCTGTCGGTGGAGGCCTCGACCGAGAAGAAGTCGTAGCCCTGCTCCACGTCGTACCAGGCCGCCGAGTCCAGCGCGGCCGGGCCGGTGGTCCCGGTCAGGTCCACCGTGCGGCTGAGCGAGTTGTCCAGGTTGTCACCCGTGTTGCTCCACCACTGCGCCGCGCCCTGGTAGGGGTCGGTGAGGTCGGTCCTGGTCTGGCCCGGTGGCAGGTGGACCAGCACGGCCTGGGCCTCGTCCGTGTTGTAACTGCTCACGCCCAGCGCGTGGGTGGAGGTGGTGGCGGCCTGCGCCTCGTCGTAGTTGAGCCAGCCGAGCTGCAGCTTGCTCCAGGCGTCCAGGTCGCCCGGGTACTCGCCGGTGCTGTTCCGCCCCTTGCCCAGGTAGGAGGCCGAGGACATCAGCGACCAGAAGTTGACGCTGTTGTCGCCGCCGGTGAGCGGGTAGAGGTCGGGCAGGCCCAGGTTGTGGCCGTACTCGTGGGCGAACAGACCGGTGCCGCTGTTCTCGCCGGCCTGCACGTAGTCGTAGACGTAGTAGCCGGAGTCGCCGACCGGTGCGCCGCCGATCTTGTCGCCGGCCGGGCCGACCTGTCCGGTCGGGTCCGGGAAGTCCCAACTGCGGTGCGCCCACAGGGCGTCCGAGCCCTGCGCGCCGCCGCCCCAGGTCTCGTCCACGCCGGCGTGCACCACGATGACGTTGTCCAGGTAGCCGTCCGGCTGGTTGAAGTCGCCGTCCTTGTTGTGGTCGTAGCGGTCGTAGACGTCGTACTGGGCGAGCTGCGCCTTGACGTCGGCCGCCGAGCGGCCCTTGGCGATCTCGCCGTCGTACCAGGCCTTCACCGCGTCCCGGATGAACTCCTGGGCCTGGGTCCAGGCGCCCGAGCCCTCGGGGCCCTTGTTGCTGCCGTACCTGGCCTCGTTGTACGGCACGGTGACCCAGTCGCTGACCGTGCCGTCGATGTCGTAGCGGCCGGAGGACTGGGTGCGGTAGTAGTTGCGCAGCGAGACCGTGCCGGGGGAGGAGTCGAAGAACATCTTCTGGTAGTAGTCGCGACTGAAGTCGGTGTTCCAGTAGGTGTGCGTGTCGTCCGAGCCGGGCTTGGGGATCTGGTTGTGCTGCGGGCCGGGCGTGCCGCCGTAGCGGACCTGCCCGTTGTAGAGGGTGGAGTTGTCCACCTCGTTGCCGAACTGGGCCAGGATCACGAAGACCTTGTCCGTGCGCTGCTGGGCCAGTTGGACGTAGTCGTCGCCGACCTTGACCTTGGCCGGCGGACGGCCGTCCGAAGTCCGGGCGATCGCGCCCTGGTTGACCTGCTCCATGGCCTTGGCGCGCAGCGACTGGCGCTCGCGCTCCTGCGGGGCGAGCGGCTGGCTGGGGCCCTCGGTGCCTTCGGTGGCGCCGGTGGCGCTGACCGCGAGCGGGAGCGGTGCGGCGGCCTGCGCGGCGGGCCCGCCGAGCAGGGTGGCGGCTATCGCCGTGGTGGTGAGGGCGGCCGCGAGGGCCGCGCGTAGTCCGCGCAACTGACCGGTCCTTTCGGGGTGGTGACGGATCGTGGGCCGTAATATTTCACATGTCACGGGTTGCATGAAAGGGTTCTGCTCAGCCCAGCGCACCGCGCAGGAAGGCGAGTTCGGCGGTCACGATCCGCTCGTTCGCGCCGTCCGGGGTCAGATGGGTCAGGCCCGGAATCGGCAGGACCGTGTGCGGGCGGCCGGCCCGGTGCAGCGCCTCGGACAGCCGCAGGCTGTGCGAGGGGTGCACGTTGTCGTCCGCCAGGCCGTGGATGATCAGCAGCGGCCGGGTGAGTGACGGGGCGTCAGGCAGCAGGCAGTCGGCCTGGTAGCCCTGCGGGTTCTCCTCCGGCAGCCCCAAGTACCGTTCGGTGTAGGCGGTGTCGTAGGTCCGGAAGTCGGTGGGGGCGGCACCGGCCGAGGCGGCATGGAAGACATCGGGCCGACGGAGCACCGCCATCGCGGCGAAGTACCCGCCGTAGGACCAGCCGCGCACCGCCACCTGCCCGAGGTCCAGGTCCGGCTCGCGCTCGGCCAGCGCGTGCAGCGCGGCCACCTGGTCGTCCAGCGCCACCTGGGAGAAGCGGCGGAAGATCGCCCGGGTGAAGGCGGGGGAGACGAACGGGGTGCCCCGGTTGTCGGTGGTCACCACCGCGAAGCCCTGGTCGGCCCACCACTGGCGCAACTGCCAGCGGCGCGGCTCGTTGGCGACGGCCTGCGCGCCCGGCCCGCCGTAGACGTCCAGCAGCACCGGCAGCCGCTGCCCGGCCAGATGCCCGCGCGGGTACAC from Kitasatospora azatica KCTC 9699 harbors:
- a CDS encoding immune inhibitor A domain-containing protein, whose protein sequence is MRGLRAALAAALTTTAIAATLLGGPAAQAAAPLPLAVSATGATEGTEGPSQPLAPQERERQSLRAKAMEQVNQGAIARTSDGRPPAKVKVGDDYVQLAQQRTDKVFVILAQFGNEVDNSTLYNGQVRYGGTPGPQHNQIPKPGSDDTHTYWNTDFSRDYYQKMFFDSSPGTVSLRNYYRTQSSGRYDIDGTVSDWVTVPYNEARYGSNKGPEGSGAWTQAQEFIRDAVKAWYDGEIAKGRSAADVKAQLAQYDVYDRYDHNKDGDFNQPDGYLDNVIVVHAGVDETWGGGAQGSDALWAHRSWDFPDPTGQVGPAGDKIGGAPVGDSGYYVYDYVQAGENSGTGLFAHEYGHNLGLPDLYPLTGGDNSVNFWSLMSSASYLGKGRNSTGEYPGDLDAWSKLQLGWLNYDEAQAATTSTHALGVSSYNTDEAQAVLVHLPPGQTRTDLTDPYQGAAQWWSNTGDNLDNSLSRTVDLTGTTGPAALDSAAWYDVEQGYDFFSVEASTDSGKSWQPLGGTVNGQPIGLSSANTPALTGTSGSWAQLHIPLDGYAGQKFQLRFHVTSDGNTHGKGVTLDAVRLTAGTTVLLDDGAEQGVQGWTSTGFSIVQGRTAVQQHPRAYLVENRRYTGFGAFLKTGPYNFGYTGVTGKANVVDFYPYQQGVLIWLWDNDYTDNNVKDHPGGGLLLPIDAHPTPIRFADGSPVNARAQTFDAVFSLKPTTSFVLHKAGVAVTVPAEPAVPVFNDHSGVYGDPATPQLTVAVPDTNTKIQIVREARDGRLTTVKVSAAS